A stretch of DNA from Streptomyces venezuelae:
TCGATCCTCAGGGGGGGATCTTGACTACACCGCACCGCGGGCGCCTGCGCCTGCTGGCCGCCGGGGGCGTGCTCGCACTGGCTGCCGGAGCTCTCGCCGCCGCCCCGAGCACTGCGGCCCCGCAGTACCGCGCGCCCGGCTCCGCCCTCGCACGGCCCGCGACCGCCTCGGTACCGGAGTCGGCCTCCGATGCCGTGCCGCGCCGTGCCGGCGGGTACCCGACCGTCGTCATGCCGGAGCGGGCAGCGCCATCCGCGCGGGTGGCTGCCGCCGCCAAGCCGCGGCACGACGTCGACGGCGACGGCATCAGTGACATGATCGTCATGGAGTACGACCAGCACACGGCCGTCTACCTGTCATCGATCCAGGCCTGGAGCGACTACGCGATCCACAAGACCGACCCCGAAGGCTCGTTCAAGGACCTGCTGCCGGTGGGCGATGTCGGCGGCACGACCAAGCCCGAACTGCTCTCCCTCTCCTTCGACGGCGTCCTCACGCTCTACGAGGCCGGTCTGGAGTCCACTTCGGCACCCCTGTGGTCCGGTGGCGGCTGGCAGAGCTGGGGAATCTACGACCAACTCGTGGGCGCCAACGACGTGGACGGCGACGGCATCGGCGACGTCCTCACGCGCACCCTGTCCGGCGAGCTGTGGTTCCACAAGGGCGCCGGCGACGCCTCCGCCCCGCTCAAGGCCCGCGGCAAGGTCGGCTCCGGCTGGAACACGTACAACGTGATCACCGGCTCGGACGACGCCGACGGCGACGGCCTGAGCGACCTGCTCGCCCGCGACCGCGAGGGCGTGCAGTACTGGTACAAGTCGATCGGTGGAGGCAAGTTCGCCGCGCCCGCGTACTTCGGCCGTGGCTACGAACGCAACGAGTTTATTGTCGGCGCGGGCACCACGCAGCTCTACGGCAAGGGTCAGAACCTCATGACCCAGACCGACAACACCCTGGCCAAGTACTACGCCCTGGCCAACGGCGACTATCTGTCGCCGCCGACCAACGCCGGCACCGAGACGCCCGGGTCCCGCAACACGTACGCCACCGGGCTCAACAACCGCAACCACGCCAGCTACGTGCAGAACATCGGCAGCGACCTGTACATCCGCGGCCAGAAGGTCAGCACGGCGTGGAACTACACCATGATGGTCGGCCCCGGTGACCTGTCCGGTGACGGCAAGGGCGACCTGCTCAGCCGCGACTCCGCCGGCGTCCTGTGGCTGCACCCCGGCGACGGGGCGGTGTACACCAAGCTCGGCACGCGGATCAAGGTCGGCACCGGCTGGAACGCCTACAACGCGCTCGTCGGCGCCGGCGACTACTCCGGCGACGGACGGACCGACCTGCTCGCCCGGGACACCTCCGGCCGGATGTTCCTCTACAAGGGCACGGGTTCGTCCACCGCGCCGTTCGCCGCCCGGGAGCAGATAGCCACCGGCTGGGGCGTGTACGACATGCTGGTCGTGCCCGGTGATATCGACGGCGACAGCAAGGGCGACGTGCTCGCCCGCCTCGCGAACGGCGAGATGTACCTGTACACCTCGACGGGCAACGCCGGGACGGCGACCTTCACCGCCCGGGTGAAGTTCGGCACCGGCTGGAACATCTACAAGAACATGCTCTGATGCGCCCGCCGGGCAGTTCCTCCTCGACCCAGGGGGTACTGCCCGGCCGGTTCGTGCGTACAGGATGGGGATTTGCCATGCTGTCGACCGGTTGCGTGCAAGGATGTCGCCCGTGACCGGATCGTCCTGCTCGCCCGTCGCCGAGGGCACGCCTCGCAACCGCGGTCTTGGTGCCCGTGCCGCTGCCGTGCTGGTGTTCGGGGCATCGGCCGCGGTCCTGGTGGTGGAGATCGTTGCCCTGCGGCTGCTGGCTCCCTACCTCGGCCTCACCCTCGAGACCAGCACCATGGTGATCGGCATCGCCCTCACCGCGATGGCCTTCGGTTCCTGGCTGGGTGGGCGCAGCGCCGACCAGGTCGATCCGCGTCGGCTCATCGGCCCCGCGCTCGGGGTGTCGGGAGCGGTCGTGGCGCTCACCCCCGCCGTGCTGCGCACTACTGCGGAGTCGGCACCGGCGATCCTGTTGCCGATCGCGTCGCTGACCATCCTCGTGCCCGGCGCGCTGCTCTCTGCCGTGTCTCCGATCGTCACCAAGTTGCGTCTGACCAGCCTCGCCGAGACCGGAACGGTGGTCGGCCGGCT
This window harbors:
- a CDS encoding FG-GAP repeat domain-containing protein is translated as MTTPHRGRLRLLAAGGVLALAAGALAAAPSTAAPQYRAPGSALARPATASVPESASDAVPRRAGGYPTVVMPERAAPSARVAAAAKPRHDVDGDGISDMIVMEYDQHTAVYLSSIQAWSDYAIHKTDPEGSFKDLLPVGDVGGTTKPELLSLSFDGVLTLYEAGLESTSAPLWSGGGWQSWGIYDQLVGANDVDGDGIGDVLTRTLSGELWFHKGAGDASAPLKARGKVGSGWNTYNVITGSDDADGDGLSDLLARDREGVQYWYKSIGGGKFAAPAYFGRGYERNEFIVGAGTTQLYGKGQNLMTQTDNTLAKYYALANGDYLSPPTNAGTETPGSRNTYATGLNNRNHASYVQNIGSDLYIRGQKVSTAWNYTMMVGPGDLSGDGKGDLLSRDSAGVLWLHPGDGAVYTKLGTRIKVGTGWNAYNALVGAGDYSGDGRTDLLARDTSGRMFLYKGTGSSTAPFAAREQIATGWGVYDMLVVPGDIDGDSKGDVLARLANGEMYLYTSTGNAGTATFTARVKFGTGWNIYKNML